From the Hordeum vulgare subsp. vulgare chromosome 1H, MorexV3_pseudomolecules_assembly, whole genome shotgun sequence genome, the window AAAATTTAAACCTGGTGTTAGATAGGGAAGATTTTTTTCAGTGTcaaataggaaagttgcatttaaaACAGTGTCATAAAAGGAATCATGTACTAGGATCATGGCACGCAGATCCGATAAAAATAAGGCTAGGATCCAGGTACTAGGACACTAGTCAGGGGAAGGAGAGGGTGCCAAGGAGATCTTTGCATCTCAAAACTTGGAGACCATCAGAGCGATGGCGTCAGCATCCGAGGCTTTAGCGAGCTGACTTCAGTACTGCAGGAAGGCAATCCATTCGGGGGACCTTGTGGTTTGATGCAAGCAATACACATCTACAACCTCCTTTCATTGAACTCTTCATATTGTCCTTCTTGCAACGTGTTTTATACTCGTAATCTCTCGGGATATTACCTACTGGATGTATATGAAGTTATGAACTATAAATTGTATATGTACATAGATCATATATGTATAACACAATTTACAAGCACACGCATGTATGTATATACTACAGTAGAACAAGAGACATGCATATATTTATTTAGCCATGTCTATATATGAATATATGGCATTTAATGGTTTAACTACGCCGTGGGATACGAAGGCTCCATGGCAAGACCACACATGCCCTTCTTGTCGGTGATGTCTTTTTccattcttaaatatccattctcGCCCCAAGTTGTGCCCCAGGAATTCTTCATCAACCAATACTTTGTACCATCACTGGTCGCTCCATAACCGATGGCTGCAATCCCATGATCCAAATCGGTGCCACAAGAGCCGGTCATCACGCCACCAGAGTAGAATTGAAATGTCATATCGCCTCCATCCACGGCAACTGACACAGGTTGGCTTGCCACTGCCTTCATGAGAGCACCCTCATCATTGGTAGGCACATCCTCATAGCTCTTAATCGTTGCAACGCTGTTGGATCCACTCTTGCACTTGTCATCCGCACCGGCATATGGGTAACTGGACTCTTTGGTGAGGCCTCCATTCTTGATAATAAACTTGAATGCGTCGTCCATGAGCCCACCCTCGCATCCTTGGTCCTCGCCATGGACATCACAATCCACCAATTCTTGCTCCGAGAGCGAGACCAGATTCCCGGTACTTAGCTTGACAATGCCCTCTGTTGCAGCAACAGCAGAAAACGCCCAACAACAACCTACAAATGATTTAATTGCAATATATTCAGTCACAAACCATTCTGATATGTAGAAGATTCTCAATATTCATATGTATGTAATTCACATGCAGCATATATAAATGTACTCACCACACTGGCCTTGATCCTTGATGGGAGTGACGGCACCCTTCGTCCTCCAGTCTACCGTCGTCGGGAGTGCATCCAAGCTCATATTCTCATACCTGAATTCTGTTGGAACCTTCACCTTGTTGGCAATGAACCCCTTGTTAGTCTTGGTTGTCTTGAACTCATCATTGCTGAGATCGGCGAACTGGTTGATGCTGAGCCAGAACTTGTGGTTCCCGGCGTTGAACGACTCGATGAACCTGGCATTAGCCTTGAATATCTCAAATCTCTGCGCCTTCTCAACAGAGTCCCTGTACACACGACCGTACTGTGCCATCCAACCTTCATGCCTCGCCACCATTGACAAGTCATCGTTCAGCTCGCGAGCTCCGAGGGCAGAACTGCAGAAGCAGAGGCAGCCAAGGATGGCAACGAGCGAAGCCCTCGTGATGGCCATGTTTGATCAGGCTGTCCTCTCCCAAATTGCTTGCCACTGCTAGTAGTTTGTACGGCTACTCTGTTTTTGGTTTGGATTGTTAATGGAACAAGGTGGGTATATATAGTACTTACAGTCACAGGAACTTGTCGTTATTTAAGGCGGGAGATAGCTACATAGATGCGGTGCGTGCACGAAGTTGTACTGTGTGGAAAGGGCCTGCGTAGCCGTGAAGAAGTATGGTTGCCTGATGCTCCTAGAATATAATTATATTAACTATTGTACACGAGACGTACGCTTGCTTCAATTGTGATAACAACTCctgtttattccggagttcacacCGTCAGTATATCACTAATATGATATGGTCATAATGGAGGTTCCAAAAGAAACACAACAACTTGTTCGGAGTTGATTTTCACCAAAAAGTTCAACCTTCTAGTCTAAATAAACGACACATGAGGTATTCTTTCTTCTGAGATACACATGACGTATTAAGCAGGACTCATTTGTGATTGGGAGGTCAACACGCAGTGACAGAGCTACAAAGAAAATGCTGGGTGGGAAGAAGACAAGAAATTCAAATACTGAACCATATATACTAGTCCCTCCGTTCCTCTTTTAAGAGATTCCAATACGTACtatatacaaaataaaataagtgaatctacactctaaaatgtgtctatatatacattcgtatgcagtcaatctttaaaatgtcttatatttacaaAACGAAGGAAGTATGAACAATTTAAAcatttcactagtagaaaaagggtcttttgtcccggttcgtaagggccttctgtcccggtttcggaaccgggacaaaaaggtcgttactaatgcccttggcctttagtcccggttcttacacgaaccgggatagatgagcctccacgtggccggtgcggcgagcccaggcaggaggccctttggtcccggttggtggcaccaaccgggaccaataggcatccacgcgtcagcatttcaggtgctgGGTTTTTTTTTAAAGGGGGAGGGGGGTTAGGGGTTTTtgtgggttaatttaggtgtttcatatattatgttagctagctaattaatagagagaagtgtcctctcttatctccgtgcttggtcgacgctacatactatacgtatagagaggaccagacacgctagctagtaagcaaatgaagaaaacagaagatcgtcatgaacatatgcatacagagagaagtgatatcgaccacctctccttctctgagagattggtcgaacaacaacttctcgtatatctatccgacgctactggctacatatatacaatataattatctcttacaatataatctcccaattaaaattcaactgattagggttcacatggtattcttcgtctttagcgatcacgtggtcaagaaagaatgccgccaattcctcttgaattcctcgcatacgatctgctggtaggagttcattccgcatccgaaatatctaatttgaagaagggggtcaatacatatatatgaataaatgaaactgaacacaaatgatggtaataaaataaaattgtgaatattattatttacgcacttcatattgtttgtcagagtagccccgctcacaggtcgtgtggcggaaggactcgcaaatgtagtatccacagtaatcattccctggttcctgccaaaaccactttacaagaaaaagaggtcaatcaaactgatagttagcaagaatgctaaatggtattgatgaaactagcgcttgaatcactaggagatgcgtggaacatgctactatagtacttactttcgggtgtctaaattgcagcttcttcggcagtcccggagtttttgaggtgatttttttccaaaccctgctagacaaagaaaacaattacttgatatcaggaaatgaacaaagttgccgatatggtgcgataatgatcgatttaacttacttctgtagaatttcagtcatgtccgcatactccttgggatcttttcgtctcgagtctaagacggttactagtccctgctcaagcttaatctctaggagaatatagtggaagatgcgcacgcatgcataactcatcaattacattactataaccttgactaataagggaaactgaatatgcacaagacagtaacactcactggaattcgtaagggaagagtattatagctttgttttgattcaatacaaacaattgtagcaggttggcctcggtatcttggGCCTGAAAttcaatcataaatgcatctatgagatttgtgttaatgaacccaatatcaccgatttgtcttttcttcaattcgacgatcttcaatatgcatataatatagtgacgataattaaaaatacgacctatatatagagacttaatgacagaagtagtactacttacaggcagtagcaagtgatcattaatttatcgagggtcAGGAGATTGAAAAACggaaagaactcctcaaatggaacattcaacagttcaattccaacgaggtcatgctgctctctaactctcagcgtcaaaatattactcccctcaGACTctttgcaggttttcatgtaccaatcatggaatcttcgctctttcatctttgacgagaggcttcccgtacacgtatttgtgttcgtccacctccaataaatcaaaatgtgcatcgtcgggcaggtaatctgcaggattggtaccgggaaaCAAGATCccgggatgattagcgacgatatcgctagacaccttgagcgggggggggggggacgattggttcgcttgttcgccgagctgggcaacttttttcctagctcgtcgttctgctaacctttgaccactgtcagtacttcccgaccgctccgcttcgataaatgactttgtaataatgcgctcatagttgcctttcaccggagactttggtgttttcttcagggcagccagagtatgcttcgcttttaccggatctatcttctcctgcggaggtggatgtttctttgctttcaccccttcaaagaagtttttcacttcggcttgcacgatcttcgcgttttcctcctggctcctctcgtatggtaacttctctggagtcttcagagaaggaccgtatttgtattgcttgcctctggctgtactgctagaCGCCGGAGCAAACGGGGCGGTtgcggctgtctttcctttcttacgaggcggagTAGAAGGACGACGCGCTGGAGCAGCTGGATCGGCGGTgggtctcttccgcccttgttgacgaggcagagaaggaggaggctggctgctcgggcgcgccagcgcaggtggagaaggaggcggagtgccgccacgcgccggagaaggagtCTGAGTGCcccgatcactcgccggaggaggaggcggaggaggagaaggagactgaGTGCCATGATCACTcgaagaggaggaggcggaggaggaggcggaatgccctgactcaccggaggaggaggaggcggcggaggcgtccagttcggaaggtttatgagctccttccgccataggcatgaagtcttcagagaagaacccagccgaatccccgcttcacccgtagggtggtcaagctcaaggtcctcaaatccgtccGATATTTGacccaccatcaccctagcatatccttatGGAATCGACCGACCGTGGTAGGTTGTGCCAGGTTCAGTAGGTAAAACAGctccaacagccgccttgactttcaatgtcatccatcgtgccataaggtggcaatgttgagaatccgtgatagcatccacggggtagctagcag encodes:
- the LOC123412425 gene encoding senescence-specific cysteine protease SAG39-like; protein product: MAITRASLVAILGCLCFCSSALGARELNDDLSMVARHEGWMAQYGRVYRDSVEKAQRFEIFKANARFIESFNAGNHKFWLSINQFADLSNDEFKTTKTNKGFIANKVKVPTEFRYENMSLDALPTTVDWRTKGAVTPIKDQGQCGCCWAFSAVAATEGIVKLSTGNLVSLSEQELVDCDVHGEDQGCEGGLMDDAFKFIIKNGGLTKESSYPYAGADDKCKSGSNSVATIKSYEDVPTNDEGALMKAVASQPVSVAVDGGDMTFQFYSGGVMTGSCGTDLDHGIAAIGYGATSDGTKYWLMKNSWGTTWGENGYLRMEKDITDKKGMCGLAMEPSYPTA